Within Saccharomonospora cyanea NA-134, the genomic segment GCGGTGCGCGACGGCTCCGCTCCGCCGTACCACGGGATCCGGTTCAAGAGTTTCGAGGCGGCCACCCGGCGGCGCGGGCTGCGGACCCTGCGACTGTTCGTCGAGGCGTTGCATGCGGCGGGCGGGCTCACCGACGGGTTCGTGCTCACCCTGCCCAAGGTCACGTCGGTGGCGCAGGTCGAGGCGATGGTGCTCGTCTGCGAGCGGCTGGAGGCCGAGCACGGACTGCCCGCGCGCACCCTGCGGTTCGAGATCCAGGTCGAGACACCGCAGTCGATCCTCGGGCCGGACGGCACGGTGCTCGTGGCCCGGATGGTGCACGCCTCCGCCGGCCGGTGCACCGGGCTGCACTACGGCACCTACGACTACTCCGCCTCCTGCGGGATCGCGGCGGCCTACCAGAGCATGGAACACCCCGCCGCCGACCACGCCAAGGCGGTGATGCAGGTGACCGCCGCCGGCACCGGCGTGTTCCTTTCCGACGGGTCCACCAACGTGCTTCCCGTCGGCGACCGGGCAGCGGTGCACGCGGCGTGGCGGTTGCACGCCCGGCTGGTGCGCCGATCGCTGGAACGCGGCTTCTACCAGGGCTGGGACCTCCATCCGGCGCAGCTGCCGACCCGCTACCTGGCGACCTACACCTTCTACCGGGCGGGGCTGGGGGACGCGCTCGCCCGCCTGCGCGCCTACGTCGGCGGAGGGGACTCGGGCTATCTCGACGAACCCGCCACGGCCGCGGCCCTGGCCGGGTTCGTGCTCCGCGGCGTCGACTGCGGAGGGGTCACGGCCGAGGAGATCGCCGCCGCTACCGGCCTGGACCCGGGCCGCCTCGCCGTGCTGGCCCGGCGACACCCCGAGAAGGCGTCGCCTCCCGGTAACCTGCGGGCATGCGGCTGAACGCGGAATTCACCACGGAACCGTTCGTCGGTGAGGGGGAGCCGCCTGCTCATGCGCGAGCGGCTCTCCGCGCCGCCGAGGACGCCGGGCTCACCGTGGACTTCGGACCGCTCGGCACCGGTGTGTCCGGTGAGGACGATCGTCTGCTGCCGGCTCTGGAACGCATCGTGTCGGCCGCGCTGGCGAGCGGGGCGACGCGCGTGACGTTCCAGGTCGAGAAGGCCGACGAGGGACCGGGGTCCGCGATGGGAGGGCGTTTCGGTGTCTGAGGCGACCGGTCCCGAACAGGTCGGCTCCGATCCCGTGGTCCATCCACTCGTCGCCGCCGTGCTTCCGCTGGTGGAGCGCGTGAACGGCCGCGTCGTCGCCGTGGAGGAGATGTCGCCGTCGGATGTACCGCTGCGGTGGGAGGGCCGCACCGTCGCCGGTGTCCGGCTGCCGGGCGCCGACACCGGTGCGGGCCTGAACGCGCTGCTGGACGACGTGGCCACCGAACTGGGCGGGCCGCTGGCGGACCTGCCGCGGGCGGAGAAGCAGCGCGCCGTGCGGCTGCTGGAGGAACGCGGCGCGTTCCACTACCGCAAGTCCGCCGAAACCGTGGCCGAAGCGCTGGGCGTCACCCGGTTCACCGTGTACAACTACCTGAACCGCTTTCGAAGCTGATCCGGCATGACGTCGATGTCGGGGTTGACGTCGCCTCGACACTTGATCGATCCAGAATTCCCTCGGCCTAATTTTTCAACAAACTGTTGACGTAGTGATGACCCACACGTCATCCTTTCGTTTGCCGGAATCAAAATTCCGCAATGCGAGAGGAGTGCGGGTGACTCTGGAGGAATTCAACGCCGCGACGGGTGAGCGCCTCATGGCCGCGTTGCTCGCGTGCTGCGACGCACCGAGGTGGGCCGAAACGGTCAGCGCCGGCCGCCCGTATCCCGACGCCGACGCACTCGTCGCCGCCGCCGACAAGGCGGCGGCGTCACTCGAAGCACACGAGATCGATCGGGCCCTGGCCGCCCACCCCCGGATCGGGGAACGCGCCGAGGGCTCGAACGTCGAATCGGCATGGTCGCGGCAGGAACAGTCCACGGTGCGACGCGACCACGCCACCCAGCAGGCGCTGGTGGAGGGCAACCGGGCCTACGAGGAGAAGTTCGGCCGGGTCTTCCTCATCTGCGCCACCGGGCTGTCCGCGGAGCGGATCCTCGCGGCGCTGCGCACCCGGTTGGGCAACGATCCCGAGCGCGAGGCCGAGGTCGTCGCCGACGAGCTGCGCAAGATCGCGGCCCTGCGCGTGCGGAAGTTGGTGACGGCGGCATGAGCGCCATCACCACGCACGTACTCGACACGGCGCTCGGCAGGCCCGCGACGGGCGTGCCCGTACGCCTGGAGCGGCTCGTCGTCGAGACCGACGGCACACCGCGGTCCGACCTGCTCGCCGTCGGTACCACCAACAGCGACGGGCGCGTTCCCGAGCTCGGCCCCGACCGGGTCGAGGCGGGGACCTACCAGCTCGTGTTCGACACGGAGACGTACTTCGCCGCCACCGGGCAGATCGGGTTCTTCCCCCGGGTCCGCATCACCTTCCTGGTGGCCGACCCCGGGCAGCACCACCACGTCCCGGTGCTGCTGAGTCCCTTCGCCTACTCCACCTACCGAGGGAGCTGAGCCTCATGGCCATCGTCTTGGGCCCCAACCAGTACGGAAAAGCGCAGAACCACCTCGTGCGCGTGTACCGGGGCACGTCCCGGCACGAGATTCGGGACCTGACCGTGTCGAGCGCCCTGCGCGGTGACTTCTCCGCCGCGCACATCGACGGTGACCAGCAGGACGTTCTGCCCACGGACACCCAGAAGAACACCGTCTTCTCCTTCGCCAAGGAGAAGGGTGTGGGGGCGATCGAGGACTTCGCGCTCACCCTGGCCGACCACTTCGTCGCGCAGACCCCCGCCGCCGACGGGGCCCGCATCGAGATCGACGAGATGCCCTGGCAGCGCATCGACGTGGACGGCAGGGATCACGACCATTCCTTCGTGCAGGGCGGCCTCGGCACCCGCACCACTGTGGTCAACGTGGACGGACGGGGCCCGGACCGCACCGCCCACGTCGTGTCCGGGATCAAGGACCTGACACTGTTGAAGTCGACGGGTTCGGAGTTCCGCGGTTTCCTCAAGGACCGGTACACCACACTGGAGGAGACCGACGACCGGATCCTGGCGACCTCCCTGGTGGCGCGGTGGCGCTACGAGGGCACCGACGTGGGCTGGGACGAGACGTTCGAGTCGATCCGGAGCCTGCTGCTGGAACAGTTCGCCGAGATCCACTCCCGGGCCCTGCAGCAGACCCTCTACGGCATGGGGCACGCGGTGCTGGAGAAGCACCCCGAGGTCGCCGAGATCAAGTTCTCCGCGCCGAACAAGCACCATTTCCTGGTCGACCTCTCGCCGTTCGGTGTCGACAACCCCGGCGAGGTGTTCTACGCGGCCGACCGTCCGTACGGGCTCATCGAAGCCAGCGTCGTGCGTGACGACGCGTCCGAGCGCGGATCCGCCT encodes:
- the pucL gene encoding factor-independent urate hydroxylase, giving the protein MAIVLGPNQYGKAQNHLVRVYRGTSRHEIRDLTVSSALRGDFSAAHIDGDQQDVLPTDTQKNTVFSFAKEKGVGAIEDFALTLADHFVAQTPAADGARIEIDEMPWQRIDVDGRDHDHSFVQGGLGTRTTVVNVDGRGPDRTAHVVSGIKDLTLLKSTGSEFRGFLKDRYTTLEETDDRILATSLVARWRYEGTDVGWDETFESIRSLLLEQFAEIHSRALQQTLYGMGHAVLEKHPEVAEIKFSAPNKHHFLVDLSPFGVDNPGEVFYAADRPYGLIEASVVRDDASERGSAWHAVPAWV
- a CDS encoding thiamine-binding protein, which gives rise to MRLNAEFTTEPFVGEGEPPAHARAALRAAEDAGLTVDFGPLGTGVSGEDDRLLPALERIVSAALASGATRVTFQVEKADEGPGSAMGGRFGV
- the uraD gene encoding 2-oxo-4-hydroxy-4-carboxy-5-ureidoimidazoline decarboxylase, which gives rise to MTLEEFNAATGERLMAALLACCDAPRWAETVSAGRPYPDADALVAAADKAAASLEAHEIDRALAAHPRIGERAEGSNVESAWSRQEQSTVRRDHATQQALVEGNRAYEEKFGRVFLICATGLSAERILAALRTRLGNDPEREAEVVADELRKIAALRVRKLVTAA
- the uraH gene encoding hydroxyisourate hydrolase; amino-acid sequence: MSAITTHVLDTALGRPATGVPVRLERLVVETDGTPRSDLLAVGTTNSDGRVPELGPDRVEAGTYQLVFDTETYFAATGQIGFFPRVRITFLVADPGQHHHVPVLLSPFAYSTYRGS
- a CDS encoding DUF6986 family protein — encoded protein: MADDIEKGAAPVDTLADELDMRLADSDEELADRFPGDRGVRQPVHTVYVPGDRYTGALPAEWGRQALAALDDHVTTPEEFGEITGITPETVCEVWPRVRDKLAREPIEDLRIDFEDGYGTRPDAEEDAAVTATARALATAVRDGSAPPYHGIRFKSFEAATRRRGLRTLRLFVEALHAAGGLTDGFVLTLPKVTSVAQVEAMVLVCERLEAEHGLPARTLRFEIQVETPQSILGPDGTVLVARMVHASAGRCTGLHYGTYDYSASCGIAAAYQSMEHPAADHAKAVMQVTAAGTGVFLSDGSTNVLPVGDRAAVHAAWRLHARLVRRSLERGFYQGWDLHPAQLPTRYLATYTFYRAGLGDALARLRAYVGGGDSGYLDEPATAAALAGFVLRGVDCGGVTAEEIAAATGLDPGRLAVLARRHPEKASPPGNLRACG
- a CDS encoding helix-turn-helix domain-containing protein — translated: MSEATGPEQVGSDPVVHPLVAAVLPLVERVNGRVVAVEEMSPSDVPLRWEGRTVAGVRLPGADTGAGLNALLDDVATELGGPLADLPRAEKQRAVRLLEERGAFHYRKSAETVAEALGVTRFTVYNYLNRFRS